In the genome of Candidatus Saccharibacteria bacterium, one region contains:
- a CDS encoding PA14 domain-containing protein has product MGKRNNPFQNKFFARSFRHISSWRKEVGVLMWQKVPRDIYRIDQYFKKRTLLRRIGYVLLALLILLSVFFGLINPRIQDASYELAANARALLDDPVESYGEKLQLDEENGVYEYNKGYAPFVGSSVGQSGTPKFIATLPLDPQKGTSITDPVNEVSITFTPKFGLGMPRKDVNQVVYPLKGMDAHKVYTLKGSAIKEDIILHTHQGDTMTFDYDVGLPEGTQMRLENDGSIGVYGADPTLLGKVSTSSEKDAELLKNARENANKEQLLFRIPAPFILEGKRELSPAQARFELRGNELKIIASELQTATYPISIDPSVYIETASKLMRGNNETNIDFNVDNELIQKGSTTGARFDEWQNTMPLDEERWAAGTAVAGGYIYVIGGKGTTGLSASSYTNPGSFDFEVPTGITEVTISTWGGGGGGGGGGSASAGGNGGGGGFARSTVSVTPSETLNVRVGGGGDGGIARTYSGDGGGGGGYSGVYRSSTPLIIGAGGAGGGGGDNSSGTAGGNGGAGGGTNGIGGGNSSSAGGGGGGTPSSGGSAGTGGLNDGSAGSSETGGDGADGRTGQGDDGSTGNGGVTSGGDGGLADIGLGVAGGGGGGSGRYGGGGGSASASGDAGGGGGGGGSSYTTGSSTTNTAGSGTTPGNNGDALQDGSGIGGSGGGSGSTGSDGESGLVVIQYSSGVSTGASESNVYWAKFNPVTGIVESPNPGEGACSGWCTDPAYNLPAPRSALSVVAYNGFLYAFGGQDGSDTRTDTVYIAKLGANGEPSLWHPTDTDPDNWEHWYVDTSLSSERTFAAAKAYNNRIYLLGGQTDAASGGVSTVEFADINPNGTLSSWTSAGMTSLPNARHNHSVEVYNDRMYLLGGNSSGTLQDSVYYTRLNSNGTMNDWVETNGFGTSRMAWGGNFSTIWGGYIYIAGGCSVTNGSGYCTSTRDDIQLASINADGSLTDWNTILNVTDTRQGYGFVSWRNTLYGVSGCMVQSTVDGSCTTAASSMIYGDINQDGDASTVSITEASGSGNCTGGDPYDCDLPPPGDAVGQIGHMLSVSVVLNGYLYVIGGCVDYTCDGSTPGASDVSGNIAYVSIGPDGTLREPATCSGSSYGSWCVDSTNRINGTTGVAAAGVAVFESRIYVVGGLDGGGNTNTIFRNTVNDDGSLSGAWASQSLTGTGAANVSYTFAYARANPDSAGSNPGNLFIFGGCTDSTQAGCTTYSTGIYKCNIQTGGAIASCSTAGQLQMDSDPSTGGSQGLGIHSGTVYANYIYLIGGVSDTEVDKDTVLYAQFDDNNDVVAVSGSGWIESPNTLSIGRRRGYAFGYNGYLYAVGGYEDGGGGTIIPDIEFAKVNVSDGSIGTFNKSVVTINQRWGLSMVVSNSYAYVIGGCNVGASPGGCSSFEPSLQTFQIYNNNSGATADYTESTGDFATANSRIGASATVLGGYIYAAGGTTPGSAATDNVQYAQLSPDGTIGSWSDSTGSLPEGRAWGQLESAGGSLYYVGGRDDSCSGNTTGNSRFERWNDIGGGTAVSDLYNEPSFPDNPDSTQTLSGSDLAGPTNIADNFGGRLSAIICPPTTGDYTFWIASDDSSELRLSTDLNPDNVSVIASVTGWTNPNEWTKYGSQESSPVTLTAGVPYYIEANYKEGSVGDNISIGWTRPGNVQDRPISNTYYSSPEEIDSLGDPQSSVYYATPSSGDISSWSAATNGLPGARSQLGAAQWNNRLYITGGIDNTGNASDSVYVSPQLNSGGDIASTWTTEANTFDVARSGLTTIAYANNLYIIGGDDGTNYFSDVQYTQINADGTLDPWSFTTNLTQAVSGADGFAANGFMYIVGGRSSANVCTNNTYVSPISANTTIATGNEPTGIGEWYQTNVEYEGERYGSAVTYDEGKLYMLGGGCIQQSVTYGTYTFDADNDGDEGAWTFVSDNGTDGLNSSGTNRAWSHDTNDTPSVDVGPTSGQGGNPDGYVYTEASSPAAGGDTFHMTFNKTLNAETHNWDIEFYWNQRGNSNLATVQIQTNENGGGWTTQATYGSGGPDVATGGTQQWNQESFDLSSVVSDSSTELRLLVTLGSTGDIWHNDFGIDSITIDGEVSSSGTTILSSNQHYTATLQSQPQVARYSRLIDTDTNVFPTKWLMNGVDNSIGARWQTIYRSSTASNNSWGVATDFGDVTLGNPEDFVPLDGTGTDTDFARYFYFTITIDSSQTYGYPDDVTRGPTLNDLSLFFTSDPSKRLRHGKTFTGGEQQPLDTPF; this is encoded by the coding sequence ATGGGTAAAAGAAATAATCCGTTCCAAAACAAGTTTTTTGCCCGCAGCTTTCGTCATATTTCCAGTTGGCGCAAAGAGGTGGGAGTGTTGATGTGGCAAAAAGTCCCCCGCGACATCTACCGCATAGATCAATACTTTAAGAAGCGCACACTACTGCGACGTATCGGCTACGTATTGCTTGCGTTGCTCATACTGCTCAGCGTGTTCTTTGGACTAATCAACCCACGCATACAAGACGCTAGCTATGAACTTGCTGCCAACGCTCGTGCGCTGCTGGATGACCCCGTCGAAAGTTATGGCGAGAAACTCCAGCTGGACGAAGAAAACGGTGTGTATGAATACAACAAAGGCTACGCTCCGTTTGTTGGTTCGTCTGTTGGGCAAAGCGGTACACCGAAGTTCATAGCAACCTTGCCACTCGATCCCCAAAAAGGCACATCAATTACCGACCCGGTGAATGAAGTATCTATAACCTTTACGCCCAAGTTTGGCCTCGGGATGCCGCGCAAAGACGTAAACCAAGTGGTGTATCCGCTTAAAGGAATGGATGCCCACAAAGTCTATACATTAAAAGGGAGCGCCATAAAAGAGGACATCATATTGCATACCCACCAGGGTGACACTATGACGTTTGATTATGACGTTGGTTTGCCGGAAGGTACTCAGATGCGCCTAGAAAATGATGGGTCTATCGGTGTATATGGTGCCGACCCAACACTGCTTGGTAAAGTCAGCACAAGTTCTGAAAAGGATGCAGAACTATTAAAAAATGCTAGAGAAAATGCCAACAAAGAGCAGTTATTGTTTCGTATCCCGGCGCCGTTTATTTTAGAAGGCAAGCGAGAACTTAGCCCGGCGCAAGCCCGGTTTGAGCTCCGTGGCAATGAACTTAAGATTATCGCCAGCGAACTCCAAACTGCAACCTACCCAATTAGTATTGACCCGAGTGTATACATCGAAACCGCTAGTAAGCTGATGCGTGGCAACAATGAAACAAACATAGACTTCAATGTAGACAACGAGCTTATCCAGAAAGGTAGCACTACTGGCGCACGTTTTGACGAATGGCAAAACACCATGCCTCTTGATGAGGAGCGATGGGCGGCTGGTACGGCAGTTGCTGGTGGTTATATATATGTTATTGGTGGCAAAGGAACAACCGGTCTGAGCGCTAGTTCTTATACCAACCCTGGTAGTTTTGATTTCGAGGTTCCAACCGGTATTACAGAAGTGACTATTAGCACATGGGGTGGCGGCGGTGGCGGTGGCGGCGGTGGTAGCGCAAGTGCAGGTGGTAATGGCGGCGGTGGTGGTTTTGCTAGGTCGACTGTTTCGGTAACCCCCAGTGAAACGTTAAATGTGCGCGTTGGTGGTGGTGGTGACGGCGGCATAGCGAGAACCTACTCTGGGGATGGTGGTGGTGGCGGTGGTTATAGTGGTGTATATCGGAGTTCCACTCCTCTGATTATCGGTGCTGGTGGCGCCGGCGGTGGTGGTGGCGATAACTCCTCTGGTACGGCTGGGGGTAACGGAGGCGCCGGAGGAGGCACAAATGGTATAGGTGGTGGCAACTCTTCATCTGCTGGTGGTGGTGGCGGCGGCACCCCGTCATCTGGTGGTAGTGCCGGGACAGGGGGGCTTAATGACGGATCTGCTGGAAGTAGTGAGACAGGTGGTGATGGCGCTGATGGGCGTACTGGTCAAGGTGATGACGGAAGCACAGGAAATGGTGGTGTAACAAGTGGTGGTGATGGCGGTCTTGCTGATATTGGGCTTGGAGTTGCTGGCGGCGGCGGCGGCGGTTCCGGGCGATATGGAGGCGGCGGTGGATCAGCATCTGCAAGTGGAGATGCTGGTGGCGGTGGTGGCGGTGGTGGCTCTAGCTACACTACTGGTTCAAGTACTACCAATACGGCTGGTAGTGGTACTACTCCAGGAAATAATGGTGACGCTTTGCAGGACGGCTCAGGTATAGGTGGGTCAGGCGGTGGGTCTGGCAGCACTGGTAGTGATGGTGAATCTGGCTTAGTCGTTATTCAATATTCATCAGGCGTAAGTACAGGCGCAAGTGAATCTAATGTCTATTGGGCCAAATTCAATCCAGTTACAGGTATAGTAGAAAGTCCAAATCCTGGTGAAGGAGCTTGCAGTGGGTGGTGTACCGATCCGGCATATAACTTGCCAGCTCCAAGGTCTGCATTATCAGTCGTCGCGTATAACGGTTTTCTTTATGCATTTGGTGGTCAAGATGGCAGCGATACCCGCACCGACACTGTTTATATTGCAAAGTTAGGTGCCAATGGCGAGCCTAGCTTGTGGCATCCCACAGACACAGATCCGGATAACTGGGAACACTGGTATGTGGACACTAGTCTAAGCAGCGAACGGACATTTGCGGCCGCCAAAGCCTACAACAACCGCATATATTTGCTCGGTGGTCAGACAGATGCAGCGAGTGGTGGCGTGAGTACTGTTGAATTTGCCGATATTAACCCTAATGGTACGCTCAGTAGTTGGACTTCTGCGGGCATGACATCGTTGCCGAATGCGCGTCATAACCACTCAGTAGAGGTCTATAACGACCGTATGTATCTGCTCGGGGGTAATAGTAGCGGCACGCTGCAAGATAGCGTGTATTACACAAGACTCAATAGTAATGGCACAATGAACGATTGGGTAGAGACCAACGGATTTGGTACGTCGCGCATGGCGTGGGGCGGCAACTTTAGTACCATATGGGGCGGCTATATTTATATAGCAGGAGGTTGCTCGGTGACAAACGGTAGCGGTTACTGTACGAGCACCCGGGATGATATTCAGCTGGCAAGTATCAATGCTGATGGTAGTTTGACGGATTGGAATACCATCCTAAATGTAACGGACACGCGGCAGGGGTATGGGTTTGTATCGTGGCGGAATACATTGTATGGCGTATCAGGCTGTATGGTGCAGAGTACCGTTGATGGGAGTTGCACGACAGCAGCGTCGTCTATGATTTACGGTGATATCAACCAGGACGGTGATGCCTCGACAGTAAGTATTACAGAAGCGAGCGGTTCAGGTAATTGTACGGGTGGTGACCCGTATGATTGTGACTTGCCGCCACCTGGTGACGCTGTGGGGCAGATTGGTCATATGTTGAGCGTGAGCGTAGTCCTTAACGGGTATCTATATGTGATTGGCGGCTGCGTGGACTACACATGTGACGGATCTACGCCTGGTGCAAGTGATGTATCTGGGAATATAGCATATGTCTCTATTGGCCCAGATGGAACGCTTCGGGAGCCAGCTACATGCAGTGGGTCATCATATGGTTCTTGGTGTGTCGATAGCACAAACCGGATAAATGGCACCACAGGTGTCGCTGCCGCCGGTGTGGCAGTGTTTGAAAGCCGCATTTACGTTGTGGGCGGGCTTGATGGCGGTGGCAACACTAATACGATATTTAGAAACACGGTTAATGATGACGGGAGTTTATCAGGCGCCTGGGCATCTCAATCGTTAACTGGTACTGGGGCTGCGAATGTTTCGTATACTTTCGCATATGCAAGGGCTAACCCAGATTCAGCTGGCTCTAATCCGGGCAATCTATTTATCTTTGGGGGGTGCACAGACAGCACGCAGGCGGGTTGCACGACGTACAGCACCGGTATATATAAATGCAATATTCAAACAGGTGGTGCTATTGCTAGCTGTTCGACCGCTGGTCAGTTACAGATGGACTCCGATCCAAGCACTGGTGGCAGCCAGGGTTTGGGTATTCATTCAGGTACGGTGTATGCAAACTATATATACTTGATTGGTGGTGTGAGTGATACAGAAGTGGACAAAGACACGGTCTTATATGCCCAGTTTGATGATAATAATGACGTTGTGGCGGTGTCTGGTTCTGGCTGGATTGAGTCTCCAAACACACTGTCTATTGGGCGCCGGCGCGGCTACGCCTTTGGCTACAACGGCTACTTATATGCCGTTGGAGGATACGAGGACGGTGGCGGAGGGACAATTATTCCGGATATCGAGTTTGCTAAAGTCAATGTTAGTGACGGTTCTATTGGGACGTTCAATAAATCGGTAGTTACGATTAACCAACGCTGGGGTCTTAGTATGGTTGTGTCAAACTCGTATGCTTACGTGATCGGTGGCTGTAATGTTGGTGCTAGCCCTGGTGGCTGTAGTAGCTTTGAGCCATCACTACAGACATTCCAAATTTATAATAATAACTCCGGAGCAACTGCTGACTATACCGAATCCACTGGAGATTTTGCTACCGCTAATAGCCGTATAGGAGCTAGTGCCACTGTACTGGGTGGTTATATTTACGCAGCGGGTGGTACTACCCCTGGTAGTGCGGCGACAGATAACGTTCAATATGCCCAACTTAGCCCGGATGGTACTATAGGGAGTTGGTCTGACTCAACCGGTTCTTTACCTGAAGGGCGAGCCTGGGGGCAGCTTGAGTCGGCAGGGGGGTCGCTGTACTACGTTGGCGGTAGAGATGATAGCTGTAGTGGAAATACCACGGGAAATTCTCGATTTGAGCGCTGGAATGATATTGGCGGCGGGACGGCTGTTTCAGATTTGTATAACGAACCAAGCTTTCCGGATAATCCAGATTCTACACAAACGCTAAGCGGCTCCGATCTGGCGGGACCGACAAATATCGCAGATAATTTCGGCGGACGGCTGTCTGCAATTATATGTCCGCCTACCACAGGCGATTATACGTTTTGGATAGCTAGTGACGATAGTTCTGAATTACGGTTAAGTACGGATTTAAACCCCGACAATGTTAGCGTAATTGCGTCTGTTACCGGCTGGACAAACCCGAATGAATGGACTAAGTATGGATCCCAAGAATCTTCGCCAGTAACTCTAACAGCCGGCGTGCCTTATTATATTGAAGCAAACTACAAAGAGGGTAGTGTCGGAGACAATATATCAATTGGCTGGACTCGACCTGGGAATGTCCAAGATCGTCCAATCTCTAATACGTATTACTCCTCCCCAGAGGAGATAGACTCACTTGGAGATCCACAATCATCGGTGTATTATGCCACTCCTTCATCTGGTGATATATCATCGTGGTCTGCTGCTACAAATGGCTTGCCTGGCGCACGTTCACAGCTTGGTGCTGCCCAATGGAATAATCGTCTGTATATTACTGGCGGTATAGACAATACTGGAAATGCAAGCGACTCAGTTTATGTTTCGCCCCAGCTTAATAGTGGCGGTGACATCGCAAGCACATGGACAACCGAAGCAAATACGTTTGATGTAGCTAGAAGTGGTCTTACAACCATCGCGTACGCGAATAACTTATACATTATAGGCGGGGATGATGGTACGAACTATTTTAGTGATGTGCAATATACGCAAATAAACGCGGATGGGACGCTTGATCCTTGGTCGTTTACTACAAACTTAACGCAAGCGGTGAGCGGCGCAGACGGGTTTGCAGCTAACGGATTTATGTATATCGTTGGCGGGCGCTCCAGTGCAAATGTCTGCACAAACAACACCTATGTGTCACCTATTAGTGCAAATACTACTATAGCGACAGGCAATGAGCCGACGGGTATCGGTGAATGGTATCAAACTAACGTTGAGTATGAGGGTGAACGCTACGGTTCTGCAGTCACCTATGATGAAGGGAAGCTATACATGTTAGGAGGCGGTTGTATACAACAGAGCGTGACATACGGTACATACACATTTGATGCAGACAACGACGGTGACGAAGGTGCATGGACGTTTGTTTCTGATAATGGAACCGACGGTTTAAACTCATCAGGCACTAACCGAGCATGGTCGCATGATACCAACGATACTCCGTCCGTGGATGTTGGTCCGACTTCAGGACAAGGAGGTAATCCTGACGGTTATGTATACACAGAGGCTTCATCTCCAGCTGCAGGCGGGGATACTTTTCATATGACCTTTAATAAGACACTCAATGCGGAAACACACAACTGGGACATTGAATTCTATTGGAACCAGCGTGGCAATAGCAACCTAGCAACTGTGCAGATACAAACAAATGAAAATGGTGGAGGCTGGACAACACAGGCCACGTATGGGTCGGGTGGCCCGGATGTTGCTACTGGTGGGACACAGCAGTGGAATCAGGAATCGTTTGACCTGTCCTCCGTCGTTAGCGATAGCTCCACGGAGTTGCGCCTGCTTGTTACACTCGGTAGTACGGGCGATATTTGGCATAACGATTTTGGGATTGATTCCATTACTATTGACGGAGAAGTTTCGAGCTCAGGCACAACTATCCTGTCGTCTAATCAGCACTACACGGCTACTTTGCAATCACAACCACAGGTGGCACGGTATTCGCGGTTGATAGACACAGACACCAATGTTTTTCCGACTAAATGGCTCATGAACGGAGTTGATAACTCGATTGGTGCTCGTTGGCAAACTATCTATCGTTCATCGACAGCGAGCAATAACAGTTGGGGTGTTGCTACTGATTTTGGTGATGTGACACTTGGCAATCCGGAAGATTTTGTTCCGCTAGACGGTACGGGTACGGATACTGACTTTGCTAGATATTTTTACTTTACGATCACCATAGATAGCTCGCAGACATACGGTTACCCAGACGATGTAACCAGGGGTCCTACACTAAACGACTTGTCACTATTCTTTACATCTGACCCGTCTAAACGTTTACGGCACGGCAAAACGTTTACTGGCGGTGAGCAACAGCCGCTGGATACGCCATTCTAG